A window of Actinomadura viridis genomic DNA:
GCATAGGGCATCGCACACTGTGACCGTAGGTGTCGTGCCGGGCCCTCTCTCGCCCTGACCACGCGAAGGGAGGGTGGGACGAGGGGAACCGGGTGAGGCTCCGCGCCCGTCGGATTGATCGACTCGACCCGCCGGAGAGGACCCCGCCGTGAGCTACGCGATCATGCCCTACGCCGTGCATCCGAAGGGGATCAGGTCGATGATCGGCTCGCGCGACGAGCGGCTTCTGGCCTACGTCAAGTCCCGCTGGGCCGCCGAGCTGCGGGAATACGACGAGCTTCTCGACTTCGCGGACGGCGACCACCTCTTCCCCGCGCGGGTGGCGCTCAGGCGGATGGTCATGGGCGAGGAGTACGACGAGCGCATCGGCTTCATCTACGCCTACTGCCTCGAGATCCTGGTCGCGGCCCACGAGGACACCGACCGCCTTCCCAACGACGGCTGGCGGGAGATGGGGGGCGAGTGGCTCCGCACCGTGGGGAACGAGCTCCGGCGGGCCGGTGCCGACTTCGAACCCGCCGTCCTCGTCCTGCGGGGCGAGCCGGTGCCGCTGCCGCCGCTCGGTGATCTCAGTGACCCCCCGAACGTGGGTCACCTCCGCAACGCGGAGATGCCCGCCGTCCTCGCGTCGTTCGATGGCCTGGACGCCGCCCGCGTCACCGAACCCGGCGTGTTGGAGGCCGTCCGCCAGATCGAGGAGTGGCTGCGGACGTGCGTCAAGACCGGACGCGACCTCGTGTGCTTTCACTACTGACACAGGTTGCCCGCAACTGACCGACAACATGACGAGATTTGGGTGTGTGAGGGGGCCGGTATCTCCCTTGATGCCTATCGTGGGAGGCGAGTACTGATATATCCGCCGCCCAGCGGCCACGGCCCCCATCCCGTCACCGTCGGTTCCTGGCGCCCGTGGACACCGCTCGAACGGCGTACAGGGAGCGTTTCCCTGGACATCTCACAGACCTGCGATCCGGGTGGACGCTTCCGCGAGAACCTGGAGGCTCACATGATGATGAAGCGGATGGCCGCCGCCGGCGCAGCGGCCGTGGCCCTCGGAGGCGGTGCCCTGGCAGCGGCGCCCGCCATGGCGGCGAGCACCACAGCCGCGCCCACCGGCGCCAACGCCGCGGCCGTGACCGTGGCGGACCACCATCGCGGTCACGATCGCGACGGGTGCTACCACCGGAGCGTCTACAGCAGCACCGACCACGTCAGGTACTCGAGCAGCTACTCCAGCTGCGGGTTCGACCACGGCTACTTCGATCACGGTTACGGCAGCTACGGCCACTACTACCGCTACTAGTTGCCCTGAACGGCATGAGGTCACCCTGCGAGGGTGGCCTTTTGTCATGCCTTCTTGACCGACCTCTACCTCCGGTACAAGCCTGTTCAATGAATGGACAGGTGAAATGCTTCTCAGAAAGTGTCCCGCGCGGGTGGAAGGTTGCCGGATGCTGACCGATCGCATGACCATTTTTGGGTGCCACGGTCTTCTCATGTCTCATATGTCGCATATTGTGGGCGGTGCATTCTCATTTTCGTCACCCCCTTCGGGGCGCGGACGGAATGGGCGCATCCGAGAAGATCTGGAGGCTCACACATGAGGTTGAAGCGAACGGCCGTGATCGGTGCCGCGACGATCGTGCTCGGCGGTGGCCTGCTGGCGCCGCCGCCCGCCATGGCCGAGACCACCAGTGCCACCAACGTCGCAACCGTGGCGGCAGGGGAGCGTGGCAAGCGCCACCACAAGCACAAGCGCTACAACTGCTTCTACAAGCACGTGCGCAGCGCCACCAAGCACACGAGCTACTCCAAGTCGATCCTGGTCTGCCGCGGCCACCACAAGCATCGCCACCACCACGGCCATCATGGCTACCACGGCCACTACGGCCACCACTACAAGCACCACCTGTACGTGGACTAGCGGACCGCGCACCCAACGGAGACCCGTCACCCCTGTGGGACGAGTCCGTACGGTAAAAGGCCGTCCCTGAAGGGCGGTCTTTTACCCTTCGTTCAGGACCGGCGGAAGGCGTGATAATCGACCGCGTGGAATACGAGACCACCGCGCCCGAGCTGCTGGCCGCCGCGCGCGCCGGTGACGGCGGGGCCTTCGACCGGCTGGTCGGGCCGCTGCGGGACGAGCTGCGCGCGCACTGTTACCGGATGCTGGGCTCGGTCCATGACGCGGAGGACGCCGTCCAGGACACGCTCGACCGGGCCTGGCGGGGCCTGGCACGGTTCGAGGACCGCGGGTCGATCCGGCCCTGGCTCTACAAGATCGCGACGAACCGTTCGCTCACGCTGATCGAACGGCGCGGGCGGCGCGAGCTGCCCGCCGACCTGAGCCCGGGGGGCGCGCCGCTGACCGAGGCGGCCTGGCTGGAGCCGTACCCGGACCGGCTGATGGGCTACACGGCGGACCTGGGCCCGGAGGCCCGCGCGGTGGCGAGGGAGAGCGTGGAACTGGCGTTCGTCGCCGCGCTGCAGCACCTGTCCGCGGGGCAGCGCGCCGCCCTGCTGCTGCGCGACGTCCTCGGGTTCCCCGCCCGGGAGGCCGCCGACCTGCTGGACACCACGGCCGCCGCGGTCGACAGCGCCCTCCAGCGCGCCCGGAGGACGCTCGCCGGGCTCGTCCCGGAGACCGGCCAGCGGCGGACGCTGGACGGGCTGGGCGAGGCGGCGCGGGACCTGGCCCGGCGGTACGCGACCGCCTGGGAGGCCGGGGACGTCGAGGCCATCGTGGCGATGCTGACCGAGGACGCGAAGTACTCGATGCCGCCGCTGACCGCCTGGTACGAGGGCCACGACGGCGTCCGCGGCTTCCTGGCCGAGGCGGTGCGGGGGCGACGCTGGCGCTTCCTCCCGGCCGCCGCCAACGGGCAGCTCGCGTTCGGCACCTACATGTGGGACGACGCCGCGTCCGCCTACGTCGCGGCCGGGCTGGACCTGCTCACGCTCCGCGGGACGCGGATCGCCGAGGTGGTGTCGTTCCTGGACGCGGACCTCCCGGCCTTCGGCCTGCCCGCCGAACTCCCCGGAAACCGGCCCGCCGCACGCGACGAATCCGCGGCCCGGCCCGGGTTGTAGTCCCGACGGAAGCATCACACCGGAAGGACACAACGCCGATGGCCACCGACGAAGAGCAGATCCGCGCACTGATCGAGCGCTGGGCGCGGGCCGTCCACGACGGCGACATGGACGGGGTCCTCGCCGACCACGACGAGGACATCGTGATGTTCGACGTGCCGCCTCCGTACGAGGGCGTGCGCGGGCTCGGCGCCTACCGCGAGACCTGGCCGCCGTTCTTCCGCTGGCAGGCGCAGGGGGCGTCGTTCGAGATCGAGTCGCTGGAGGTCACCGCCGGGGACGGCGTCGCGTTCGCCCACGCCCTGCTGCGGTGCGGCACCGAGGAGGACTTCGCCGGTGACCCCGACAACCGGCTGCGGCTGACGCTGGGGCTCCGCAAGGAGGACGGCCGCTGGGTCGTCGCCCACGAGCACCACTCGTTCCCGATCACCGGCGACGGCGGGGCCGAACGGGAGGTGCGCGAGGTGCACCGGCGGTGGTTCGACGCCACCGCCGCGAAGGACCTGGACGGGCTGATGGCCCCGATCGCCGACGACATCGTCTCCTACGAGCACGAGACCCCGCTCCAGTACGAAGGCGTGGACGCCGTCCGGGAACTGTGCGCGCGCAACCTGAACGCCCCGGTCACCGTCAGCCTGGACGTCCCCGACCTGAGGGTCGCCGTCCGGGGCGATCTCGCGGTCGCGTGGGGGCTCAACCGCGTCCAGGCGACCTTCCCCGATGGAACGACCTCCGACCACTGGTCGCGGGGCACCCGGGTGTTCGAGCGGAGGAACGGCGCCTGGATGATGATCCACCAGCATCTCTCCGTCCCGTTCGACCCGGAGACCGGCGCCGCCGGGACCGGCCTGAGCCCCTGACCCCCGAGTCCCTGAGCCCCCGCCCCCTGAGCCACTGAGCCCCTGAGCGCCCCGGTCCCGGTCCCGGCCCCGGCGCTCAGGCGGCGAAGGTGCCGGAGTGACGCTCAGGCCGCGGAGCGTTCAGGACGGTGGTCTCCAGTGCGGGTCGCGGCCGGAGGCGCCCAGCGCGCGCTCGAAGGCCGGGGCGTCCTCGTCCACCGCGACCGGTTCGGCGAAGCCGTCGTACTGCCGGTACATCTCTGCGTGCTCCTCGACGACCCGGAGCAGGAACGCGCCGGCGTCCGCCGAGACGCGGAACTCCTGCCCGGTCGCCCTCGCGACGTCCCAGCCGTGCACCGCCATCTCCTTGATCACCAGGGAGGCGATGTCGGTGGCCGGGGTCGTCGCGAACCCCAGGTCGATGTCGCCCTCCCATACGGCCGGGTCCGCCCAGGCCGCCACGGCCCGGTCGAGCTGGGCGGCGTACTGCTGGGCCCAGGCGGGATCGGCCGTGAAGTCGCGTTCGGTGAGCGCCTCCGGCAGCTGCTCGCGCAGCGCCCGGTGCTCCAGCCCGTGGGAGGTGTAGAGGACCCAGTGGTTCACCAGCGTCCGCAGATCGAACCCCTCGCACGGAGTCGGGTCGCCCAGCCGGTCCGATCGGACGCCGCGGGCGACGCGGGCGGCCTCGGCGGCGCATTCCTTCATGTAGGCGTGGTACTCGTTCACCCGCCTCACGCTAGGAGCGCCCCGAGGTCCGCTTCTTGGAGAAACGCGCCAAGTATCCTGCCGGCGTGGGGGAGATTGCTCCGGGCGTGCTGTACCCGGACGAGCACGCGACCATCGTTGACCTGGACCGTCGTGTCCCCGGTCCCGCCGTGGCGCGGTTCGTGGAGTTCTACTGGCACGTCCGCTGGAACACGGCCGAGCCCTACGAGACCAAGGTGCTCTCCCACCCGAACGTCCACCTCGTCTTCGAGACGCCGTCCCCCCAGGTCTACGGGGTGGACCGCAATCTCTTCGTACGCCGCCTCCACGGACGCGGCCAGGTCCTCGGCGTCAAGTTCCGGGCCGGGTGCTTCCGCCCGTTCACCGGACGGCCGGTCATCGCGCTGGCCGACCGGCGGGTGCCCGCCCGGGAGTTCTTCGGCCCCGCCGTCGACGAGGTCAACCGCGCCGTCCTCGGGACCACCGACCTCGACGCGATGGCCGACCTGGCCGAGGCGTTCCTCCGCCCCCGCCTGCCCGCCCCCGACCCGGCCGCCGAGGAGGTCGCGGCCATGGCCGGGCGGATGACCGCCGACCCGGCCCTGTTCCGTGTCGACGACGCCGCCGAGATGCTGCACGTCTCCGTCCGCACCCTCCAGCGGCTCTTCGCCGAGTACGTCGGGGCGAGCCCGAAATGGGTGCTGCGCCGCGCCCGCCTCCACGAGGCCGCCGCCCGCGCCGACCGGGGCGACGGCGTCGACTGGGCCTCCCTCGCGGCCGACCTCGGCTACTGCGACCAGTCCCACCTGACCCGCGACTTCACCGCGGTGGTCGGCGTCTCCCCCGCCAGGTACGCCCGCTCATAGCCACCCGGCCGGGTGGCCACGAGCGTTCGCGGTGGCCGTCAACGGCGGCGGTGGGCGGGCCACCAGGTGCGCTCGCCCAGGAGAACGACCAGGGCGGGGACCTGGAACGTCCGGACCAGCAGCGTGTCGACCAGGACGCCGGCGGCGACGGCGATGCCGACCTGCGCCACGGTGACGTCGGGGATCTGCGCCAGCGCGGCGAACGTGCCGGCCAGCACCAGCCCCGCGGCGGTGATGACGCCGCCGGTGGCGGTCAGGCCCCGGCGAACGGCCTGGACGGTCGCCCCCGGGCCGGTGGCGTGGCGGCGTTCCTCGCGGATGCGTTCCATCAGGAAGATGTTGTAGTCGACGCCGAGGGCGACCAGGAACACGAAGATGTACACGAACAGGTCGGCCGCGACGCCCTGGAAATCGAGCAGGTGCGTGAAGGCCAGGGCCGAGACGCCCAGGGACGCGGCGAACGACAGCACGACGGTGGCCAGCAGCATCACCGGCGCGATGATCGAGCGCAGCAGCAACCCGAGGATCAGCGTCACGGCGAGCAGGACCAGCGGCACGATGCGCTTGGTGTCGTCCAGGGCGGCCTGCCGGTAGTCCAGCTGCACCGCGGGCATGCCGCCGACCAGGATGCCGTCCCGCACGGTGTCCATGCGGTCGCGCAGATCGGAGATGGCGGCCTCGGCGGCCTTGCCATAGGCCGGGACGGACAACTCCACCGTGAGGGTGGGCCGGTCGCCGAGGGCCGGGCCGGGCTCGGCGGTGGCCACGTTCGGGGTCGCCGACGCGGCCTGGCGGGCGCCGTCCAGTACGGGGCGTTCCGTGCCCGCGGGGAGGACGACGGTCAGGGGCGCCCCGGTGCCCTGGGGGAAGTGGCGGGCCACGACGTGATGGCCGGTGACCGAGTCGCTGTTCGGCGGGACCTTGTCCAGCGGGTCGGCGCTGACGTGCAGGGCTCCCAGGCCCAGCGCGCCGGCCGCCAGGGCCGCGGTGACCAGCAGCGCCGCCAGGCGGGGCCGGGCGGTGACCCGGTCGGCGACGGCGTGCCAGACGCGGTGCTCGGTGGCGCCGCGCGCGTTCCCCGGGGTGGGGACGCGCGGCCACAGCAGCCACCGTCCGGCGCAGGCCAGCAGGGCGGGCAGCAGGGTGAGCATCGCGGCCAGGGCGACCAGCACGCCGGAGGCGGCGACCGGCCCGAGGCCGCGCAGCCCGGCCAGGTCCGCGACCAGCAGGCACAGCATCCCGGCGATGACGGTGGCGGCGCTCGCGGCGATGGCGGGGGTGGTGCGGCGCAGGGCCTCGGCGATCGCCTCGTGCCGGTCGGGGTGCCGGGCGAGTTCCTCGCGGTAGCGGTTGAGGAGCAGCAGCGCGTAGTCGGTCGCGGCCCCGAACACCAGCACGATCAGGATGGCGGAGGCCAGGTCGGTGACCGCCAGCCCGGCGCGGGCCAGCCCGTACGCGGCGCCCCGCGCCACCATCACCGCCATCCCGGCGGCCACCAGCGGCACCGCCCACAGCACCGGGCTGCGGTAGGTCAGCAGCAGCAGGACGGCGACGATGACCATGCTCGTGAGCAGCAGCGGGCCGTCCACGTCGCCGCCGTCGTTGTCGGTGTCCAGGGCGGCCTCGCCGGTGACACTCGCGGCCAGGCCGGCCGGCGCGTCCTCGGTGATCGACCGGCGCAGCCCCTCGACGGCCTCCGCGACGGTGTCGTCGTCGGCGTGCGCGGGCCGGATCTCCACGGCGAACAGGGCGGCGGCGCCGTCCCGGGACGGCTGCACCGGGCCCTCCACCCGCGTTCCGGCGAGGCCGAGCGCGGCGGCGCGGCGCCGGTCGTCCTCGATCGCCGTACGGTCGGCGGCGGTCAGGGAGCCGCCGTCGGCACGGTGGTAGACGACCAGGGCGGTCTCCGCGCCGGGACGGGCGGGGTCGGGCTCGGCCAGCCGGGCGACCTGGCTGGAGTCGAACCCGCCCGGAAGGTAGGCGGCGGCGTCGTTGCGCTGGACCTCCCCCAGGTCGGCGGCGGCCAGGGTCGCCCCCACCGCCAGCGCGATCCAGCCCAGCAGCACCGCCCACTTGGCCCTCTTCAGCAGCCGTCCCAGGCGGGTCGGGGACGGTGGTGGCGGGTCGGTGGACGTGGTCGTCGTAGGAGTCGTGGTCTTCGGCATGGCAGCCATCGCACCCGCCGGGAAGGTACGGGCACATCGCCGAAACCGGCCGTTGCCGTTCCGGGCGACTCCCTCCCTGGGGGCGGGTGCGGCACCAGGGGCGTCGCCGGTTCATTCTTTCGAGCGATGCCGGGGCGGCCTGGCCGTCCCTAAGGTCAGGGGGGTGAGCAGCCGGAACCCGACGACCGGACGGGCCGCGCTCGGCGCCGCCGCCGACCGGGCCGCGGGCCTGGTCGCGATGGTGCCCGCCGTCATCGACCAGGCCACCACCGACACCTCCGCCGCCGCCTGGGCGGCGCTCGCGGGCTACGGGGTCGTCGCGGCGGCCGGGCTGGCGGTCCGGCGGCACCGGCCGCTGGCGGTGTTCGGCGTGATCCTGGCCGTCCTGGCGGTGGTGGAGGTCGCCGGCGCCGCCGCCGAGGTGAAGCTCAGCGGCCTGGCCGTGCTGCCCGTGGGTTTCGCGCTGTACGCGGTCGGCGCGTACAGCCCCCGGCGGCGCTCGATCGCGGCCGGGGTGCTCGGCGGCGTCCTGATCGCCGGGGGCCTGCTGGTCAACCACCTGACGGCCGCCGAGGAATGGCGGGGCGGCTCGGACGTCCTGGCGTACGTCGCCGTCCTGCCGGTCGCGTGGTCCCTGGGCGTCGCCGCGCACAGCCGCCGCGCGCTGCTGGCCGCCGCCGAGGGCCGCGCCGCGGACGCCCGCGCCCACCAGCACCTCCTGGCCGAGCAGGCCGCCGCCGCCGAACGGGTCCGCATCGCCCGGGACATGCACGACGTGGTCGCCCACTCCCTCACGCTGCTGGTGGTGCATGCCGAGACCCTCCGGGCCCGTTCCGACCGGCTGCCGCCGTGGGCCCGGACCGGCGTCGACGACCTGGCCGCCGCCGGGCGGCAGGCCACCGCGGAGATGCGCGACCTGCTGGGGGTGCTCCGCGACGACACCGGCGGCATCGCGCCCCGGAGCCCGGCCCCCACCCTCGCCGGGCTGGACGAGCTCGCCGACACCGCCCGCCGCTCGGGGAACCCGGTCACCCTCGCCGTCACCGGGCCCGCCGGCCGGCTGCCCCGCCCGGTCCAGCTCGCCGGGTACCGCGTCGTCCAGGAGTGCCTGTCCAACGCGCGCCGGCACGCCCCCGGCGCCGACGTGGACATCCGCCTGGACACCGGTGCGCCCGGGATCGACCTCGAGATCACCTCCGGGCCGCCGCGCGGGCCCGTCCCCGGGCCGGACTCCGCGGCGGGCTCGGGACTGGGACTGGCCGGGCTGGCCGAACGGGTGATCGCCCTCGGCGGGCACCTGTCCGCCGGTCCCACCGCCGGCGGCGGCTTCCGGGTCGCCGCGACCATCCCCGCCACCGAGGGGAGCCACGGTGCCCTCCGGTGACGGCCCGATCCGGGTGGTGATCGCCGACGACGAGCGCGTCGTCCGCGACGGCCTGCGCGCCATCCTGGAGACGCAGGAGGACATCATCGTCGCCGGCACCGCCGTGGACGGCCACGACGCCCTGCGGCTGTGCGCCCCGCCGCGTCCCGACGTGCTCCTGCTGGACGTCCGCATGCCCGGCCTCGACGGGCTGCAGGTCCTGGCCGCGCTCGCCGGCTCCGGCGCCGTCGGCCCGGACGGCATCGGCGTCGTCATGCTCACCACGTTCGACATGGACGACTACATCCAGGAGGCCCTCACCCGCGGCGCGGGCGGTTTCCTGCTGAAGACCAGCTCCTACGAGGAACTGCTGATCGCCGTGCGCGCCGCCGCGGCCGGGGAGGCGGCGCTGAGCCCCAGCGTCGCCCGCCGCGTGATCGGCGGCTACGTGGACCACCACCGCGCCCTGCGCGCGGCGTCCGCCGAGCCCGCCGCCGGGGCCCGGCCCGCCGACCCGGCCCTCGCCCGGCTGCACGACCTCACCCCGCGCGAGCACGACGTCCTGGGGCTGCTGGCCGAAGGGCTGAGCAACCAGGACATCGCCACCCGGCTGCGGGTGTCCAAGCACACCGTCAAATCGCACGTCAGCCGGATCCTGACCAAGCTCGGCCTGCGCAGCCGCGGCCAGGCCGCCGCCCTGGCCCGCCGCCACCACCCCTGACCCCGCTGGTGGACCCCCGGCGGCGGCGGGGACCCACTCGGAACGGCCTCAGGGCCTCAGGGGACGAGGACGGTCTTGCCGTTCAGGCGGCCCGCCTCGGCGTCGCGGTGCACGTCGGCGAGGTCGGCGAGCGGGCGGGCCGTGACGTCCACCCGCACCGCCCCGGCGTCGATGAGGGCGACCAGTTCGGCGAGCTGGGCGGCGTCGTTGCGGGCGACGAAGCGCGTCGCGGTCGCCCCCGACCCCGCCGGGAGCTCCACCGGGACGGTGATCGAGACGAGCGCGCCGCCCGGCCGGACCAGCGGCCCGAACGCGGCGGCCTCCGCCGGCGGGATCGCGGCGAGGTTGAGGACCAGGTCCACCGGGCCGTCCACGGCCTCGTGCGGCGCGGTGCGCGTCCGGTCGACCACCCGCTCGACGCCGTACCCGCGGAGCCGGTCCGCGCCGCGCGGCCCGGCGACGGCGATCACCCGCGCCCCCGCGTGCCGGGCGAGCTGCACGGCGAACATGCCCACGCCCCCGCCCGCGCCGTTGATCAGGACGCGGTCGCCCGCCGCGAGGTCGGCGTGCTCGAACAGCGCCTGCCACGCGGTGAGGCCCGCGACCGGCACCGCCGCGGCGTGCGCGAGCGGGATCGAGGCGGGGGCGCGCACCAGGTCGGCGGCGGGGGCGGCGACGTACTCGGCCGCCGCCCCGCCCCGGTCGAGCCGGCCCACCACCCGGTCGCCGGGACCGAGCCCCGGCACGCCGCCGCCCGCCGCGACGACCGTCCCGGCGGCCTCGGAGCCGAGGACGAACGGCGGCTCCATCGGGACCACGTCCCGCATGAGCCCGGCCCGGAAGCCGATGTCGGACGGGTTGAACGCGGCGGCGGCCACCCGGACGAGCACCTCGCCCGGACCGGGCACCGGACGGGGCACCTCCTCGTAGCGGATCACGTCGGGCGCCCCGAAGGCGTGGACGCGCGCCGCCATCATCGTCGTTCCGGCAGGGGATGAGGTCATGGATGTTCCCGTCTCGGCGGAGGTCAATGATCTCGACCGTACGGCTTACGCGCGGGACGACGAATACCGGAGGATCACCGATTCGTGCGTGATCGTCTCACCAGTCGAGGAACAGGCCGTACCCTTCCGCCCGCGCCCGGTCCATCCAGTCCAGGACGTCGGCCAGGTCCGGGGATCCGAGCGCCTCGTCCAGGTACGCGCCGAAGCCGGGCGGCCGGGTGACGTACACCCTCTGGCCGCGCGGGACGCGGTGGTTCCAGGCACGCGCGAGCGCGACGGCCGCCTCGTGGCCAGGGGGATCGGGCGGCGGCGGGGGATCGGGCGGCGGGGGATCGGCTCCCCAGTGCGGGGCGGGTGACACGACCGGGACCGGCACGGCCAGGATCCGTTCGCGGACCTCGACCAGCTCCGGGCGGGTGGCCCACGCGTTGGTACGGTCCCGTGCGGCCAGCGCGCGGGCACGCAGCTCCGACCATTCCAGTGCGAGCCGCCAGGACGTCGCGTACCGGTACCAGGCCCGCAGATACGCGCGATGGGCGCCGCCCCGGACCCGGTCCAGGTGCGAGCGCCAGCCGTCCAGCAGGCCGGGCAGCTCGTCGGGCAGGTGGCTCCGGTAGGCCGCCAGCCGCCACTCGGCGGGGAGCGCCGGGTTCAGCGTCACCAGCATGACGCGCCGCCCGCTGTCGGGCCCACGGTCGATCTCGACCTGGCCGGCCAGTTCCGTGGAGCCGGGTCCGGGCTCGGTGAGCAGGTGGTCGAACTCCCCCTC
This region includes:
- a CDS encoding MMPL family transporter; this encodes MPKTTTPTTTTSTDPPPPSPTRLGRLLKRAKWAVLLGWIALAVGATLAAADLGEVQRNDAAAYLPGGFDSSQVARLAEPDPARPGAETALVVYHRADGGSLTAADRTAIEDDRRRAAALGLAGTRVEGPVQPSRDGAAALFAVEIRPAHADDDTVAEAVEGLRRSITEDAPAGLAASVTGEAALDTDNDGGDVDGPLLLTSMVIVAVLLLLTYRSPVLWAVPLVAAGMAVMVARGAAYGLARAGLAVTDLASAILIVLVFGAATDYALLLLNRYREELARHPDRHEAIAEALRRTTPAIAASAATVIAGMLCLLVADLAGLRGLGPVAASGVLVALAAMLTLLPALLACAGRWLLWPRVPTPGNARGATEHRVWHAVADRVTARPRLAALLVTAALAAGALGLGALHVSADPLDKVPPNSDSVTGHHVVARHFPQGTGAPLTVVLPAGTERPVLDGARQAASATPNVATAEPGPALGDRPTLTVELSVPAYGKAAEAAISDLRDRMDTVRDGILVGGMPAVQLDYRQAALDDTKRIVPLVLLAVTLILGLLLRSIIAPVMLLATVVLSFAASLGVSALAFTHLLDFQGVAADLFVYIFVFLVALGVDYNIFLMERIREERRHATGPGATVQAVRRGLTATGGVITAAGLVLAGTFAALAQIPDVTVAQVGIAVAAGVLVDTLLVRTFQVPALVVLLGERTWWPAHRRR
- a CDS encoding sigma-70 family RNA polymerase sigma factor translates to MEYETTAPELLAAARAGDGGAFDRLVGPLRDELRAHCYRMLGSVHDAEDAVQDTLDRAWRGLARFEDRGSIRPWLYKIATNRSLTLIERRGRRELPADLSPGGAPLTEAAWLEPYPDRLMGYTADLGPEARAVARESVELAFVAALQHLSAGQRAALLLRDVLGFPAREAADLLDTTAAAVDSALQRARRTLAGLVPETGQRRTLDGLGEAARDLARRYATAWEAGDVEAIVAMLTEDAKYSMPPLTAWYEGHDGVRGFLAEAVRGRRWRFLPAAANGQLAFGTYMWDDAASAYVAAGLDLLTLRGTRIAEVVSFLDADLPAFGLPAELPGNRPAARDESAARPGL
- a CDS encoding sensor histidine kinase, whose amino-acid sequence is MSSRNPTTGRAALGAAADRAAGLVAMVPAVIDQATTDTSAAAWAALAGYGVVAAAGLAVRRHRPLAVFGVILAVLAVVEVAGAAAEVKLSGLAVLPVGFALYAVGAYSPRRRSIAAGVLGGVLIAGGLLVNHLTAAEEWRGGSDVLAYVAVLPVAWSLGVAAHSRRALLAAAEGRAADARAHQHLLAEQAAAAERVRIARDMHDVVAHSLTLLVVHAETLRARSDRLPPWARTGVDDLAAAGRQATAEMRDLLGVLRDDTGGIAPRSPAPTLAGLDELADTARRSGNPVTLAVTGPAGRLPRPVQLAGYRVVQECLSNARRHAPGADVDIRLDTGAPGIDLEITSGPPRGPVPGPDSAAGSGLGLAGLAERVIALGGHLSAGPTAGGGFRVAATIPATEGSHGALR
- a CDS encoding helix-turn-helix domain-containing protein, whose product is MGEIAPGVLYPDEHATIVDLDRRVPGPAVARFVEFYWHVRWNTAEPYETKVLSHPNVHLVFETPSPQVYGVDRNLFVRRLHGRGQVLGVKFRAGCFRPFTGRPVIALADRRVPAREFFGPAVDEVNRAVLGTTDLDAMADLAEAFLRPRLPAPDPAAEEVAAMAGRMTADPALFRVDDAAEMLHVSVRTLQRLFAEYVGASPKWVLRRARLHEAAARADRGDGVDWASLAADLGYCDQSHLTRDFTAVVGVSPARYARS
- a CDS encoding TIGR03086 family metal-binding protein; this translates as MNEYHAYMKECAAEAARVARGVRSDRLGDPTPCEGFDLRTLVNHWVLYTSHGLEHRALREQLPEALTERDFTADPAWAQQYAAQLDRAVAAWADPAVWEGDIDLGFATTPATDIASLVIKEMAVHGWDVARATGQEFRVSADAGAFLLRVVEEHAEMYRQYDGFAEPVAVDEDAPAFERALGASGRDPHWRPPS
- a CDS encoding NADP-dependent oxidoreductase, producing the protein MTSSPAGTTMMAARVHAFGAPDVIRYEEVPRPVPGPGEVLVRVAAAAFNPSDIGFRAGLMRDVVPMEPPFVLGSEAAGTVVAAGGGVPGLGPGDRVVGRLDRGGAAAEYVAAPAADLVRAPASIPLAHAAAVPVAGLTAWQALFEHADLAAGDRVLINGAGGGVGMFAVQLARHAGARVIAVAGPRGADRLRGYGVERVVDRTRTAPHEAVDGPVDLVLNLAAIPPAEAAAFGPLVRPGGALVSITVPVELPAGSGATATRFVARNDAAQLAELVALIDAGAVRVDVTARPLADLADVHRDAEAGRLNGKTVLVP
- a CDS encoding DUF7691 family protein, with amino-acid sequence MSYAIMPYAVHPKGIRSMIGSRDERLLAYVKSRWAAELREYDELLDFADGDHLFPARVALRRMVMGEEYDERIGFIYAYCLEILVAAHEDTDRLPNDGWREMGGEWLRTVGNELRRAGADFEPAVLVLRGEPVPLPPLGDLSDPPNVGHLRNAEMPAVLASFDGLDAARVTEPGVLEAVRQIEEWLRTCVKTGRDLVCFHY
- a CDS encoding response regulator is translated as MPSGDGPIRVVIADDERVVRDGLRAILETQEDIIVAGTAVDGHDALRLCAPPRPDVLLLDVRMPGLDGLQVLAALAGSGAVGPDGIGVVMLTTFDMDDYIQEALTRGAGGFLLKTSSYEELLIAVRAAAAGEAALSPSVARRVIGGYVDHHRALRAASAEPAAGARPADPALARLHDLTPREHDVLGLLAEGLSNQDIATRLRVSKHTVKSHVSRILTKLGLRSRGQAAALARRHHP
- a CDS encoding SgcJ/EcaC family oxidoreductase, yielding MATDEEQIRALIERWARAVHDGDMDGVLADHDEDIVMFDVPPPYEGVRGLGAYRETWPPFFRWQAQGASFEIESLEVTAGDGVAFAHALLRCGTEEDFAGDPDNRLRLTLGLRKEDGRWVVAHEHHSFPITGDGGAEREVREVHRRWFDATAAKDLDGLMAPIADDIVSYEHETPLQYEGVDAVRELCARNLNAPVTVSLDVPDLRVAVRGDLAVAWGLNRVQATFPDGTTSDHWSRGTRVFERRNGAWMMIHQHLSVPFDPETGAAGTGLSP